Proteins co-encoded in one Planctomycetaceae bacterium genomic window:
- a CDS encoding aldo/keto reductase, with protein sequence MESLHLASGAALPQVGFGFWKVENDRAAETARTAIEVGYRHLDCACDYGNEVQVGDGIAQAIDDGICDREDLWVTSKLWNTYHAAEHVGPACEKSLDDLGLEYLDLYLIHFPLASRYVPFDRNYPPGWFTDPRAEHPRVEEVHVPISETWGAMEELVDRGVVKHIGVCNFGTSLLRDLLSHARIRPTVLQVETHPYLTQQKLLRYCQQEVIAYTAFSPLGAQSYFSLGMAETFESVLANPLILEIAEEIGRTPAQVVLRWGVQRGTAVIPKTSRRERMIENISLFDFKLTEEQMQLINTLDQHRRFNDPGHFGEAAFNTFLPIYE encoded by the coding sequence ATGGAATCTCTTCATCTGGCTTCGGGTGCGGCACTGCCCCAGGTCGGTTTCGGTTTCTGGAAAGTCGAAAACGATCGGGCGGCCGAAACCGCCCGGACGGCGATCGAAGTCGGATACCGGCATCTTGACTGTGCCTGCGACTACGGCAACGAGGTTCAGGTCGGCGACGGAATTGCTCAGGCGATTGACGACGGAATCTGTGACCGCGAAGACCTGTGGGTTACGTCAAAGCTGTGGAACACGTATCACGCCGCGGAACACGTTGGTCCGGCCTGCGAAAAGTCTCTGGATGATCTGGGCCTGGAATACCTGGACCTGTATCTCATCCATTTCCCGCTGGCGTCCCGGTACGTGCCCTTCGATCGTAACTATCCGCCGGGCTGGTTCACCGATCCCCGAGCCGAACATCCGCGAGTCGAAGAGGTTCATGTTCCGATCAGCGAAACCTGGGGCGCGATGGAAGAACTGGTCGACCGAGGCGTTGTGAAGCACATCGGAGTCTGCAACTTCGGCACCAGTCTGCTGCGCGATTTGCTGTCGCATGCCAGGATTCGTCCGACTGTTTTGCAGGTGGAAACTCACCCGTATCTGACTCAGCAAAAACTTCTGCGATACTGCCAGCAGGAAGTCATCGCGTACACGGCATTTTCGCCGCTGGGAGCGCAGAGTTATTTCAGTCTGGGGATGGCCGAAACGTTTGAATCCGTTCTGGCAAACCCGCTGATTTTGGAGATTGCTGAGGAAATCGGCCGGACGCCCGCTCAGGTCGTTCTGCGCTGGGGGGTTCAGCGGGGAACGGCCGTGATTCCGAAGACGTCGCGCCGCGAGCGAATGATCGAAAACATCAGCCTGTTTGATTTCAAACTGACGGAAGAGCAGATGCAGTTGATCAACACGCTGGACCAGCATCGCCGCTTCAATGATCCGGGACACTTCGGGGAAGCGGCGTTTAACACGTTTCTGCCGATCTATGAGTAA
- a CDS encoding YceI family protein, producing MCSLSIPGTVLCTTVTLLTLVVESPDSRSADSSRPAATNGASSGISITDSGTRRASATAVKTSSEQSPSKISLQDGEPTRAPGEVSTQHSRVYVKVGKTGLGHDHGVEGRLRSGVLHLGATQDAGEFVFDMSTFDADGNRARGFVGLDGSTDTSTRQQVNENMHGPDVLNIRRFPTATYTIKSAKLLDRNSRRGLPMYELNGEFSLHGTSRPLMIIVDVETKDGMCHVRGSFNMLQTQFGITPFSKAFGAVGVADKLTVYGDLWVGSESATASRGTSRQ from the coding sequence ATGTGCTCACTTTCAATACCCGGAACAGTCCTTTGCACCACCGTCACGCTGTTGACGCTGGTCGTGGAATCGCCGGACAGCCGAAGCGCCGACAGCTCGCGTCCCGCAGCAACGAATGGTGCTTCGTCGGGCATCTCAATCACCGACAGCGGAACACGGCGGGCTTCCGCGACTGCCGTGAAGACATCGTCGGAACAGAGTCCTTCAAAGATCAGCCTTCAGGACGGCGAACCGACGCGGGCACCCGGTGAAGTCAGCACGCAGCACAGCCGTGTCTATGTGAAAGTCGGCAAGACCGGACTGGGCCACGATCACGGCGTGGAAGGACGGCTTCGCAGCGGAGTACTCCACCTGGGAGCCACCCAGGACGCGGGAGAATTCGTGTTCGACATGAGTACCTTCGACGCCGACGGCAATCGCGCTCGCGGGTTCGTCGGACTCGATGGAAGCACCGACACATCGACGCGACAGCAGGTCAACGAAAACATGCATGGGCCCGATGTGCTGAATATCCGCCGGTTTCCAACGGCCACCTACACGATCAAATCGGCAAAGCTGCTGGATCGCAACAGCCGGCGCGGCCTGCCGATGTATGAACTCAACGGTGAGTTCTCGCTGCACGGAACGTCACGCCCGCTGATGATCATCGTTGATGTCGAAACCAAAGACGGCATGTGTCACGTGCGAGGCAGCTTCAACATGCTGCAGACTCAGTTCGGCATCACTCCATTCAGCAAGGCGTTTGGCGCCGTGGGTGTTGCCGACAAACTGACAGTGTATGGGGATCTCTGGGTCGGTTCGGAATCAGCGACGGCTTCGCGCGGCACGTCGCGTCAATAA
- a CDS encoding NAD(P)/FAD-dependent oxidoreductase → MSEPTATKTAPLPASGETFDVVVIGAGVAGAVASLLAARRGWSVLLVEKQRLPRHKVCGGCLSFRAVQLLERLGLADGLKQLNGESTDHLMIRSGRRHLRVDMPPGISVSRSLLDGWLTQEAVQAGVRLCDGVTATVGADVGADASAVESNDHEADGRFMRSERSGIDRSVFRVVELQKNAAVSFAGEMPRQLLPSVSSQILARVVLVCDGLGHPSVRHLPQFSAMPRQGSRIGLGARFDRTPADDWLPPGEILMAVGRGGYVGLVQTEQGQLNLAAAVEPKLLRDGRSSRDCLAELLRSAGVPVPALLSQAHIRGTIPLTRSARRCADFRILLLGDATGYVEPFTGEGMAWAIQSAVDVVSLLSDRAHRSDWSPSLEQRWSAICRRAARRDQTWCRMLSMILHRGWLLPTVMTTCRALPSIPQHIVRRINLPSSVSDTWE, encoded by the coding sequence ATGTCTGAACCAACCGCCACAAAGACAGCGCCGCTGCCGGCGTCCGGCGAGACGTTTGATGTCGTGGTGATCGGCGCGGGCGTTGCCGGAGCCGTGGCGTCACTGCTGGCAGCGCGACGCGGCTGGTCGGTTCTGCTGGTGGAAAAGCAGCGACTGCCGCGCCACAAAGTCTGCGGAGGATGCCTGAGTTTTCGCGCAGTGCAGTTGCTGGAGCGACTGGGGCTGGCAGACGGTCTGAAGCAGCTGAACGGCGAGTCCACCGACCATTTGATGATTCGCAGTGGCCGGCGTCACCTGCGTGTCGACATGCCGCCCGGAATTTCCGTTTCACGATCGCTGCTCGATGGCTGGCTGACTCAGGAAGCGGTGCAGGCGGGGGTTCGACTCTGCGACGGAGTCACCGCCACGGTCGGCGCCGACGTCGGCGCGGATGCCAGCGCCGTTGAGTCGAACGATCACGAAGCTGACGGGAGATTCATGCGATCTGAACGTTCGGGAATCGATCGCAGCGTGTTCCGTGTTGTCGAACTACAGAAGAATGCTGCAGTGAGTTTCGCCGGCGAAATGCCGCGGCAGTTGCTTCCTTCTGTTTCGTCGCAGATTCTTGCCAGGGTTGTGTTGGTGTGCGACGGACTTGGCCATCCCAGTGTCCGTCACCTTCCGCAGTTTTCCGCAATGCCGCGGCAGGGATCCCGCATCGGACTCGGGGCGCGCTTTGATCGCACGCCGGCTGACGACTGGTTGCCGCCGGGTGAAATTCTGATGGCGGTTGGGCGCGGAGGCTACGTCGGTCTCGTTCAAACAGAACAGGGGCAGTTGAATCTTGCGGCCGCCGTGGAACCGAAACTGCTGCGCGACGGGCGCTCTTCGCGCGACTGCCTGGCAGAGTTGCTGCGATCGGCAGGAGTTCCGGTTCCGGCACTGCTGTCACAGGCACATATTCGCGGCACGATTCCGCTGACACGATCCGCTCGCCGCTGTGCCGACTTCCGGATTCTGTTGCTGGGAGACGCCACGGGATACGTCGAACCATTTACCGGTGAAGGTATGGCCTGGGCGATTCAGTCGGCCGTGGATGTTGTCTCGCTGCTGTCCGACAGGGCACATCGAAGCGACTGGTCGCCGTCCCTGGAGCAGCGCTGGTCAGCGATATGTCGACGCGCAGCGCGGCGCGATCAAACCTGGTGCCGCATGCTGTCGATGATTCTGCATCGCGGCTGGCTGCTGCCCACCGTCATGACGACATGTCGTGCTCTGCCGTCGATTCCTCAGCACATTGTGCGGCGAATCAACCTGCCGTCTTCCGTTTCGGATACCTGGGAATGA
- a CDS encoding Gfo/Idh/MocA family oxidoreductase → MKTVSPLNIGLLGAGWFGREAHLKNLLRLPDVNVIAASSRSAGSRDAAKAIVGDHLLTFDDWRDVLKLDALDAVIVALTNDQHHAAATAAFEAGKHVLCEKPLGLTIAECDTIIAASKAAGRVLQIGHEMRFQRLYQRMKSLVDNGDVGDPRIMWCREYRGPMRPGWRSSELLTGGLLLEKNCHHFDLFNWILGTKPVRVAAFGGRDVLTDRELLDNAQVLVEYEGGRRATLEICLFAPTGGDCEIGLVGSNGRIDTRNQAIHLSCRRFDPPEHFEELVADPDDEAGFRDASGRVDRGIKAQLAHFIDCCRSGATPLNSGESARMNVAVCLAAQESIRRGKVVPISEVAR, encoded by the coding sequence CTGAAAACGGTAAGCCCCCTCAACATCGGCCTGCTGGGAGCCGGCTGGTTCGGCCGCGAGGCTCATCTGAAGAACCTGCTGCGGCTGCCGGATGTGAATGTCATTGCCGCCAGTAGCCGCAGCGCCGGAAGCCGCGACGCCGCAAAGGCGATTGTCGGTGATCACCTGCTGACATTCGACGACTGGCGCGATGTTCTGAAGCTCGACGCGCTCGACGCGGTCATTGTCGCACTGACCAACGATCAGCATCACGCCGCTGCGACTGCGGCGTTCGAAGCCGGCAAACATGTTCTGTGTGAAAAACCGCTGGGACTGACAATTGCCGAATGCGACACCATCATTGCCGCGTCAAAGGCCGCCGGTAGAGTGCTGCAGATCGGGCATGAAATGCGGTTTCAGCGTCTGTATCAGCGGATGAAATCGCTGGTCGACAACGGTGATGTCGGCGACCCGCGAATCATGTGGTGCCGCGAATATCGAGGCCCGATGCGCCCCGGCTGGCGTTCGAGTGAACTGCTGACGGGTGGTCTGCTGCTGGAAAAGAACTGTCACCACTTCGATCTGTTCAACTGGATTCTGGGGACGAAGCCTGTTCGAGTCGCTGCGTTCGGCGGTCGCGATGTGCTGACGGATCGCGAGCTGCTGGATAATGCTCAGGTCCTGGTCGAGTACGAAGGCGGCCGGCGAGCGACACTGGAAATCTGTCTGTTCGCGCCGACGGGCGGAGACTGTGAAATCGGTCTGGTGGGCAGCAATGGCCGCATTGATACCAGGAACCAGGCGATTCATCTGAGCTGCCGTCGGTTTGATCCGCCGGAACACTTCGAAGAGCTTGTTGCGGATCCCGATGACGAAGCGGGTTTTCGCGACGCGTCCGGTCGAGTCGACCGGGGCATCAAAGCGCAGCTCGCGCATTTCATCGACTGCTGCCGCTCGGGAGCGACACCGCTGAACAGCGGCGAATCCGCAAGAATGAACGTCGCCGTTTGCCTGGCTGCTCAGGAGTCAATCCGGCGAGGAAAAGTCGTGCCGATCAGTGAAGTTGCGCGCTGA
- a CDS encoding class I SAM-dependent methyltransferase, with protein sequence MISCADIRGDVIRRHYDISTLFYRLLWGRHIHHGLWEQDDTSARVTPAQAAQQLTEELARLVGIQEADRVIDVGCGMGGSSIHLARAHRCQVTGITISPFQRHWATWSSRLAGTRQRTQFLCQDAEHVRLADQSADIVWSIECTEHLFGKPEFFRRAAGWLRPGGRMAICAWLAADDPLTRSQEQQVYDVCEGFFCPSLGSAQDYSNWMTAAGLQMKHVADWTVRVRRTWEICRDRINRFGIRRMASWIDPGQIIFLDRFQTLLDAYNSGAMKYGCFIAEKPE encoded by the coding sequence GTGATTTCCTGTGCAGATATTCGCGGCGACGTCATTCGGCGTCACTACGACATTTCAACGCTGTTCTATCGGTTGCTTTGGGGACGTCATATTCACCACGGACTGTGGGAACAGGATGACACGTCGGCGCGAGTGACTCCGGCGCAGGCGGCTCAACAGTTGACTGAAGAGCTGGCGCGGCTGGTCGGCATTCAGGAAGCAGACCGAGTGATCGATGTCGGCTGCGGCATGGGAGGTTCGTCGATTCATCTGGCGCGGGCACATCGCTGCCAGGTCACAGGAATCACGATCAGTCCGTTCCAGCGACACTGGGCGACATGGTCCTCTCGGCTGGCGGGAACACGGCAGCGCACTCAGTTCCTGTGTCAGGACGCAGAACATGTCCGGCTGGCGGATCAGTCAGCCGATATCGTGTGGAGCATCGAGTGTACGGAGCACCTGTTCGGCAAACCGGAATTCTTCCGCCGCGCGGCCGGGTGGCTTCGTCCCGGAGGGCGGATGGCGATCTGTGCCTGGCTTGCCGCCGACGACCCGCTGACACGCTCGCAGGAACAACAGGTTTACGATGTGTGCGAAGGATTCTTCTGCCCGTCGCTGGGATCCGCGCAGGACTATTCGAACTGGATGACCGCAGCGGGACTGCAGATGAAGCATGTCGCGGACTGGACTGTGCGAGTTCGCCGCACGTGGGAAATCTGCCGTGACCGGATCAATCGTTTCGGAATTCGTCGCATGGCGTCATGGATCGACCCCGGACAAATCATCTTTCTCGATCGGTTTCAAACGCTGCTGGATGCTTACAACTCCGGCGCGATGAAGTATGGATGCTTCATTGCGGAGAAGCCTGAATGA
- a CDS encoding methyltransferase domain-containing protein, translated as MTPDLSIRIRQNELMDDPSIDPGSHQQALRGLRRINWFSRIESVLWAAMLPATTAAVCEHRQLTVLDIASGGGDLVVRLGRRFCLHGIDVRIDGCDISSTAVAVASRSASDAGLRNVRFHQCNVFEGDLPGDQHDVVMCSLFLHHLDQQQAVHLMQIMKYSATALVLVDDLCRSRIGYWLAWAGCRLLSRSPVVHADGPMSVEGAFTCDEATRIAEQAGMDGTTIQRHWPQRFLLKWKAAAGRTHV; from the coding sequence ATGACGCCGGACCTGTCGATTCGGATTCGACAAAATGAACTGATGGATGACCCTTCCATCGATCCTGGATCACACCAGCAGGCATTACGCGGACTGCGGCGAATCAACTGGTTCAGCCGAATTGAGTCTGTGCTGTGGGCGGCCATGCTGCCGGCGACGACCGCCGCAGTCTGCGAGCATCGGCAGCTTACTGTGCTCGACATCGCTTCCGGAGGCGGCGACCTTGTCGTGCGTCTTGGCCGGCGATTTTGTCTGCACGGAATTGATGTCCGGATCGATGGCTGTGACATCAGCAGCACCGCAGTGGCCGTTGCCAGCCGAAGCGCGTCGGACGCCGGACTCCGGAATGTGCGGTTCCATCAGTGCAATGTGTTCGAAGGCGATCTGCCCGGCGACCAGCATGACGTCGTGATGTGCAGTCTCTTTCTGCATCACCTCGATCAGCAGCAGGCCGTGCATTTGATGCAGATCATGAAATACAGCGCCACGGCTCTGGTGCTGGTTGACGACCTTTGCCGATCGCGCATCGGGTACTGGCTTGCGTGGGCGGGTTGCCGGCTGTTGTCACGATCTCCGGTCGTTCATGCAGATGGTCCCATGTCCGTGGAAGGCGCGTTTACGTGTGACGAAGCGACTCGAATTGCCGAACAGGCGGGCATGGACGGCACCACGATTCAGCGCCACTGGCCTCAGCGGTTCCTGCTGAAGTGGAAAGCCGCTGCCGGAAGAACACATGTCTGA
- a CDS encoding TauD/TfdA family dioxygenase: protein MCLTVAELSVPGQRTDDDVVFPLVIGCNSPNATLDDVTAWIADNRDDLDRRATQHGAILFRGFPLSSDSDFDRFIAAFDFPNFAYEDSLSNAVRKVRTPRVFTANEAPPHVDIFLHHEMAQTPIFPARLFFFCEKAADSGGATPLCRSDVLFERMQRELPQFAADCAARGLLYSHVMPAENDAASGMGRSWQSTWKADSREAAEARMSSLGYTWQWLDNGCLKVTTPKLPAVRQLANGRTSFFNQLIAAFRGWKDSRNDPSKSITFGDGTPLDPATMDQVIAMAEEITFDVPWQSGDVALVDNFVAMHGRRHFEGTRSVLASLVAS, encoded by the coding sequence ATGTGTCTGACTGTCGCCGAGCTATCCGTCCCCGGACAACGTACCGACGATGACGTGGTGTTTCCGCTGGTGATCGGCTGCAATTCGCCGAACGCGACACTGGACGACGTGACCGCATGGATTGCTGACAACCGCGACGACCTGGACCGCCGGGCGACTCAGCACGGAGCCATCCTGTTTCGCGGTTTTCCGCTGTCCTCCGACAGCGACTTTGACCGCTTTATCGCGGCGTTCGATTTCCCGAACTTCGCCTACGAAGACTCGCTGTCCAATGCCGTGCGGAAAGTTCGCACGCCGCGAGTCTTCACGGCGAATGAAGCTCCGCCGCACGTGGACATTTTTCTGCACCACGAGATGGCGCAGACACCGATCTTTCCCGCCAGGTTGTTTTTCTTTTGCGAAAAGGCGGCCGACAGCGGTGGAGCGACTCCGCTCTGCCGCAGCGACGTGCTGTTCGAACGAATGCAGCGGGAACTGCCGCAGTTCGCCGCTGATTGCGCCGCCAGGGGATTGCTGTACAGTCATGTCATGCCCGCTGAAAACGATGCGGCATCCGGCATGGGACGCAGTTGGCAGAGCACCTGGAAGGCCGACAGCCGCGAAGCCGCGGAAGCTCGCATGAGCAGTCTGGGATATACCTGGCAGTGGCTGGACAACGGCTGCCTGAAAGTCACCACGCCGAAACTGCCGGCGGTAAGACAACTGGCCAACGGCCGGACATCGTTCTTCAATCAGCTCATCGCTGCGTTCCGGGGCTGGAAGGATTCCCGCAACGATCCGTCGAAATCCATTACCTTCGGCGACGGCACACCGCTTGACCCTGCGACGATGGATCAGGTGATTGCCATGGCGGAAGAAATCACATTCGACGTCCCGTGGCAGTCCGGAGACGTCGCGCTGGTTGACAACTTTGTGGCGATGCACGGACGTCGGCATTTCGAAGGTACAAGAAGCGTCCTGGCAAGCCTGGTGGCGTCGTGA
- a CDS encoding type III polyketide synthase: MTSLQILGLGTALPPHRISQSAAAMFAATCVHPDATDSGNPAAVVEALYRRAGIRYRHSVLLESSDDGEATAERFYRSAADPDDRGPGTAERMRRYESEAPDLAVRAASAALQQSRIDPAALTHLITASCSGFSAPGVDLHLINALGLPPATARTHVGFMGCHASLNALRIAAAFAGDRNATILVCAVELCSLHHQYGWNPQKLVANSLFADGAAAVVCRGCEQSADAEVTKRVPGRLTASGSFLIPETTDMMTWRIGDAGFEMTLSPEVPAVIMRTLPIVMRDFLQPAGLVVDDIASWAVHPGGPRILAAVAEALRLTDEHLAPSVEILQRCGNMSSPTILFIVELLRQQQAELPCVLLGFGPGLNVELALLT, encoded by the coding sequence ATGACATCACTGCAAATTCTGGGACTCGGCACGGCCCTGCCGCCGCATCGGATCTCGCAGTCGGCTGCAGCGATGTTTGCTGCGACTTGTGTGCATCCGGATGCCACGGACAGCGGCAATCCCGCAGCAGTTGTCGAAGCGCTGTATCGGCGTGCCGGAATTCGCTACCGGCACAGTGTCCTGCTGGAATCCTCTGACGACGGCGAAGCCACAGCGGAACGCTTCTATCGGAGCGCTGCCGATCCGGATGATCGCGGCCCCGGTACGGCGGAGCGCATGCGGCGTTACGAATCCGAAGCGCCAGATCTGGCTGTCCGAGCGGCGTCCGCGGCACTGCAGCAATCGCGGATTGATCCGGCGGCGTTAACTCACCTGATCACCGCATCGTGCAGCGGTTTCAGCGCGCCGGGTGTGGATCTGCATCTGATCAACGCGCTGGGACTGCCGCCAGCGACGGCCCGGACGCACGTCGGATTCATGGGCTGCCACGCATCACTGAACGCTCTGCGCATCGCAGCCGCATTCGCCGGTGACCGGAACGCGACGATTCTGGTGTGTGCTGTGGAACTCTGTTCTTTGCACCATCAGTATGGCTGGAATCCGCAGAAGCTGGTGGCGAATTCCTTGTTCGCCGATGGAGCCGCAGCCGTTGTCTGCCGCGGCTGCGAACAGTCCGCCGATGCCGAAGTGACGAAGCGTGTTCCGGGCCGGCTGACGGCCAGCGGCTCGTTTCTGATCCCTGAGACAACCGACATGATGACATGGAGAATCGGCGATGCCGGATTCGAAATGACTCTGTCACCGGAAGTGCCCGCAGTCATCATGCGGACACTTCCAATCGTCATGCGAGATTTTCTGCAGCCTGCCGGCCTGGTTGTCGACGACATCGCCAGTTGGGCCGTGCATCCGGGCGGGCCGCGAATCCTGGCGGCTGTGGCGGAGGCTCTGCGTCTGACGGACGAACACCTGGCACCGTCCGTGGAAATCCTCCAGCGGTGCGGCAACATGTCGTCGCCGACGATTCTGTTCATTGTGGAACTGTTGCGGCAACAACAGGCAGAACTGCCGTGCGTGCTGCTGGGGTTCGGCCCGGGGCTCAACGTCGAACTGGCTCTGCTGACGTAG
- a CDS encoding MMPL family transporter — protein sequence MQQLIARARLVALYVILIAPFVIWGAIHALESSNNSPIDWVGPEFPERQHYDAFVGLFGHGDAVIASWPGCVVTDSRLDKLMSTLRNSRAFLNADGVSSFESVVCGREVLLQMSRPQTSGDFAQQPASRSEDSLDNEDSAAGSGGLAERRRFQPQEAIKRLQGTLIGADGETTCVICTFTPAGLRDRAVVVHRIRRAIELVCETSDEDIHLAGPVIDGLTVDEASHRSLTRYAGPSAIIILVICWLSLKDPIAAGVVFLTAVACQCLILAVIYFSGERLSALLIILPPLVQVLAVSGGIHLMNYYLNALEHLEPRQAAIDAFHKGWLPSLLSLGTTAMGTASLMISELRPIRLFGIYGTVGILLAAASVLTFIPCAMMLIGRRRSDRPRALDEIPSGAKTSSPWSQLAGILTVRNTPIVITLCGIMVAAGLGLPDLKTSIRIETLFPHDSRIMRDYAWLEEHLGALVPIEVLVRFGPNAELNDRMRMDILWQVNDVLEHQPHIRSTTSALTYLPPLPSMKSIPATLRTGLLNRAIFSARPGFEQLHCLTHDNGEEIWRITAHVGSLDPLDYGQILSRITQSIRVAMRESLQDERCALTIETSGIMPLVHQIQGQLLTDLFASLLSALLVITITMTIVEAGLLNGLLAMVSNLFPIVTAFGVMGWLQHPMDIGSVMTASVALGIAVDDTLHFLTFFRRALAVHGTSRLQAVCHAYDHCGRAMIQTSVSCGMGLLVFALSDFVPTSRFAILIVCLLGLALLGDLLLLPAILLSPAGRFFEPLRDSTPANVPPESPATAGVPGSQQTHDFASHSSTPRENQPVSAQLH from the coding sequence ATGCAGCAACTGATTGCCCGCGCACGACTCGTCGCCCTGTACGTGATCCTGATCGCTCCGTTTGTCATCTGGGGAGCGATTCACGCTCTGGAATCCAGCAACAATTCGCCGATTGACTGGGTGGGACCGGAATTTCCCGAACGGCAGCACTACGACGCGTTTGTCGGCCTGTTTGGTCACGGTGACGCGGTGATCGCCAGTTGGCCCGGCTGCGTTGTGACGGACTCACGGCTGGACAAACTTATGTCCACGCTGCGGAATTCACGCGCGTTTCTGAATGCCGACGGTGTCAGTTCCTTCGAGTCGGTCGTCTGCGGACGCGAAGTTCTGCTGCAGATGTCTCGCCCGCAGACTTCCGGCGACTTCGCTCAGCAGCCGGCATCTCGCTCGGAAGACAGTCTCGACAACGAAGACAGCGCCGCGGGCTCCGGCGGCCTGGCGGAACGCAGACGGTTTCAGCCTCAGGAAGCGATCAAGCGGCTGCAGGGAACTCTGATTGGCGCTGACGGCGAGACGACGTGCGTGATCTGCACGTTTACTCCGGCAGGCCTGCGCGATCGAGCGGTCGTCGTCCACCGGATCCGACGAGCCATTGAGCTGGTGTGCGAGACTTCGGACGAGGACATTCACCTGGCCGGCCCGGTCATCGACGGACTCACCGTCGATGAAGCCAGCCACCGTTCGCTGACGCGCTACGCCGGACCGTCGGCGATCATCATTCTGGTTATCTGCTGGCTGTCGCTGAAGGATCCCATCGCCGCCGGCGTCGTGTTTCTGACCGCAGTGGCGTGCCAGTGTCTGATTCTGGCAGTGATTTACTTCAGCGGAGAACGGCTGAGTGCGCTGCTGATCATTCTGCCGCCGCTGGTGCAGGTTCTGGCGGTGTCCGGCGGCATTCATCTGATGAACTACTATCTGAACGCTCTGGAACACCTGGAGCCTCGACAGGCCGCCATCGATGCCTTTCACAAAGGCTGGCTTCCGAGCCTGCTGTCGCTGGGAACAACCGCGATGGGAACCGCTTCGCTGATGATCAGCGAACTGCGTCCGATCCGGCTGTTCGGAATCTACGGAACGGTCGGAATTCTGCTGGCGGCAGCGTCCGTGCTGACATTCATTCCATGCGCAATGATGCTGATCGGAAGACGGCGTTCCGACCGGCCGCGAGCATTGGACGAAATACCGTCCGGCGCGAAGACGTCGTCACCGTGGAGCCAACTGGCGGGAATTCTGACGGTCCGCAATACACCAATCGTCATCACACTGTGCGGCATCATGGTGGCGGCAGGGCTGGGGCTGCCGGACCTGAAGACATCCATCCGAATCGAAACGCTGTTTCCGCACGACAGCCGCATCATGCGGGACTACGCGTGGCTCGAAGAGCACCTTGGTGCCCTGGTCCCTATCGAAGTTCTGGTCCGTTTCGGCCCCAATGCTGAACTGAACGACCGTATGCGGATGGATATTCTTTGGCAGGTCAATGACGTGCTGGAACACCAGCCTCACATCCGATCAACCACTTCGGCGCTTACGTACCTGCCGCCGCTGCCGTCGATGAAATCCATACCCGCGACACTTCGCACCGGACTGCTGAACAGGGCAATTTTCTCCGCCAGGCCCGGGTTCGAACAACTGCACTGCCTGACGCACGACAATGGCGAAGAAATCTGGCGAATCACCGCTCACGTCGGTTCTCTTGATCCGCTCGACTATGGCCAGATCCTGTCCCGAATCACGCAGTCGATCAGAGTGGCCATGCGGGAATCACTTCAGGACGAACGCTGTGCCCTGACGATTGAAACGTCGGGGATCATGCCACTGGTGCATCAGATTCAGGGACAACTGCTGACCGACCTGTTCGCCAGCCTTCTTTCGGCTCTGCTGGTCATTACGATCACGATGACAATTGTGGAAGCCGGACTGCTGAACGGACTGCTGGCCATGGTGTCCAATCTTTTTCCGATTGTCACTGCGTTCGGCGTGATGGGCTGGCTGCAGCATCCCATGGACATCGGTTCGGTCATGACAGCCAGTGTCGCGCTGGGAATCGCCGTGGATGACACACTACATTTTCTGACATTCTTCCGCCGGGCTCTGGCGGTTCATGGCACGAGTCGGCTGCAGGCGGTCTGCCACGCCTATGACCACTGCGGCCGGGCGATGATTCAGACGTCGGTGTCCTGCGGCATGGGACTGCTGGTGTTCGCGCTCAGCGACTTTGTTCCGACCAGTCGCTTTGCGATTCTCATCGTCTGTCTGCTGGGACTGGCGCTGCTCGGCGATTTGCTGCTGTTGCCCGCGATCCTGCTGTCGCCGGCGGGCCGCTTCTTTGAGCCGTTGCGCGATTCAACACCAGCCAATGTTCCGCCGGAAAGTCCGGCCACCGCCGGTGTCCCGGGCTCGCAGCAAACTCACGATTTCGCAAGCCACAGTTCTACGCCCCGGGAGAACCAACCCGTCAGCGCGCAACTTCACTGA